One region of Citrus sinensis cultivar Valencia sweet orange chromosome 6, DVS_A1.0, whole genome shotgun sequence genomic DNA includes:
- the LOC102622281 gene encoding 40S ribosomal protein S23, which yields MGKTRGMGAGRKLKTHRRTQRWADKSYKKSHLGNEWKKPFAGSSHAKGIVLEKIGIEAKQPNSAIRKCARVQLIKNGKKIAAFVPNDGCLNYIEENDEVLIAGFGRKGHAVGDIPGVRFKVVKVSGVSLLALFKEKKEKPRS from the exons ATGGG GAAGACACGTGGTATGGGAGCTGGTCGCAAGCTGAAGACTCACCGTAGGACTCAAAGGTGGGCTGATAAGTCATACAAAAAGTCTCACCTCGGCAATGAGTGGAAGAAGCCATTTGCTGGTTCTTCCCATGCTAAAGGAATTGTTCTTGAGAAGAT AGGTATTGAAGCTAAGCAGCCTAACTCTGCTATTCGTAAGTGTGCTAGAGTTCAACTTATCAAAAACGGAAAGAAGATTGCCGCTTTTGTTCCAAATGATGGTTGCTTGAACTATATTGAAGAAAAT GATGAGGTGTTGATTGCTGGATTTGGACGTAAGGGACATGCGGTCGGTGATATTCCCGGTGTCAGGTTCAAGGTTGTGAAGGTCTCTGGTGTCTCTCTCTTGGCTCTCTTCAAAGAGAAGAAGGAGAAGCCCAGGTCTTAA